The genomic region CATGATTCTGTTTTCCCATCATGGTGGAGAAAACAGGGACATTCACTTTGCATGGAAGACCTCGGAGAAGTATTTAAAAAAGATGTTAAAATTCTTATTGTTGGAACAGGAGCTTATGAAAGAATGCAGGTGCCCCAAAGCTTGATAGAAGAGCTCAAACAAAGAGGAATTGAAACCTTTGTTTACGGAACAGAAAAAGCTGTAGCAGTATTTAATCAACTTTTAGCTGAAGGAAAAGCTATAGCAGGTGCTTTTCATCTAACCTGTTAGAAAGGAGAAAAGATGGAGGATAAAAAACAGCCTTTGAAGGAAAGAATTGCAATTGTAAAAATGCTTCCGAGAGATATAAAAGAAAAACTCACTATTGAGGAAATGAATGCTCTGCTTTATGATGAAGTTTTACCAAATTCATTAATTGAGAAACTTAAAGATTATCTTGCAGATATAGATAATCCTTCAGAATAAAACCCAAAAAATTAATTCAGGAGAGTTTATGCCTGCCAAGGTTGCAGACTGGTTAATTGCTCAGCAAGCTGAAAAGCAAATGAAAACAATATTTCAGCTTGCTGATGAAGTAGGTATTGAAAAAGATGAATTAATTCCATTTGGTTATTACATGGCAAAAGTTGATTATCAAAAACTTTACTCAAGAATTAAAAATAATCATGATGGTAAATATATTGTTGTGACAGCAATAACTCCTACGCCCTTTGGAGAAGGAAAATCAACAACAACTATTGGATTAACCCAGGGGTTCGGTAAAAGAGGCAAAAAAGTAAGCTGTGCTATAAGACAGCCTTCAGCAGGTCCATTAATGAACATAAAGGGAAGCGCTGCAGGTGGAGGGCTTTCCCAGTGCATTCCAAGAACAGAATTTTCCTTAGGCTTTACAGGAGATATAAATGCGGTTATGAATGCTCATAATCTTGCAATGGTAGCTCTGACTGCAAGAATGCTCCATGAATCCAACTATTCAGATGAAATTCTCAATAAAAAAGGGTTAAAAAGGCTTGATATTGATCCAAAAAGAGTGCAGATTGGATGGGTTATTGACTTCTGCGCTCAGGCATTGAGGAAAATCGTAATTGGAATCGGTGGGAAAAAAGACGGAATACCAAT from Thermodesulfovibrio sp. 3907-1M harbors:
- a CDS encoding Mth938-like domain-containing protein gives rise to the protein MKITHYSFGKIVINGNEYTQDIIVFHDSVFPSWWRKQGHSLCMEDLGEVFKKDVKILIVGTGAYERMQVPQSLIEELKQRGIETFVYGTEKAVAVFNQLLAEGKAIAGAFHLTC